Genomic DNA from Peptostreptococcaceae bacterium:
AATTAAGACTGAGCTGCCGGATGAGCCTATCATGATTTTTTCCGACGGAAAGAAGCTCTACAGGGTGTTCCAAAACGTATTGGACAACGCTCTGAAGTATTCGCTTGAAGGTTCACGGATTTACATGAATCTCCAAGTGGATGGCGAAAACGTAGTAGCAACAATCAAAAATACGGCGAGCTATGAGATGAACTTCACAGAAGACGAGATTCTTCAGCGGTTTAGCCGTGGAGACAAGTCTCGAACATCTGAAGGGAGCGGATTGGGGCTTTCCATAGCTGAAAGTTTCACAAGAGTATGCGGAGGAAACTTTAAGGTTTTAGTAGATGGTGATTTGTTCAAGGTCGTAATTTCGTTCAAACGGGAGAGGCGTTTTGAAGCCGTATAGCAATTGTCTCGAATTGGATTATTCTCGCATGAAATGATAAAATAAGTAGAGCAAGCAAATAGGCGGCGGATAATGACGAATCCGACATAGGGAGATTGATAAATGAATATTGAAAAATTGAGGTTGGCGGAAGATAGGTTTTTGATGCAATATCCCGGCGGATTTTCCAATCCGGAAATGCTTGAGATCGCAAAGAAACACAAGATTGAAAAGATGATTGAAATGACGAAAAGATCTCTTTCGAGTGATAGTTTTAAGGATCCAATTGCAGCCGTCGAAGCGATACAGAAAATTGTGGCAGGAGCTTCCATGGTATCGATATTTGAGAAAACCAGGTTCAGGGATATTGTTAGAGATATGAGCGATGATGAGAAGATTAAGTTAAGTGGCAGCATGGATGAACTTCTTCATGGCGACCAGGAAAAGGGATTCAATAAAATGCTCGATATTTTGCAAAAATACAAGATGGCCAAGTGGACCATACTGACAGTTTGCCTTCTTTATTCAAATCCTTCAGAAGAGGTTTTCATCAAACCGACAACGACAAAAGGGGTAATTAAATATTTCGAGCTTGAGGGCGTCGAGTACAAACCGCAACCAAGTTACGAATTTTATAGAGAATACAGGCGGCAGATAAATGAAATGAAAAAGGAGATGGACGAATCCTTGAGGGTGGACAATGCAAGCTTTTGCGGATTTTTTATAATGGCAATGGAACTTTAGAAAGCCCGGTTAGCCAATCCAAATATTTTCAATAAGGAGAGATGCTTTATGAGCCAATGCGATTGCTGTCAGTCTGAAATAATAAGTTTGCGTTTGGAGGACAGAAGTTGTCCTGTTTGCGGGAAAAGAGGAGAACCTGTATCCCTTTTAACAGTCAGGAGCCTGGTGAAAAACCCTAGTGATGTGAAACTTTCAGATTATTATATTTGCAAAACCCATGATTGTGACGTAATATATTTTGGCGATGGATCCAAGATACTAAAGGATCAGCTAAAAGTCCCGGTTTGGTTTAAAAAGGATGCACAGCCTGTCATACTCTGTTATTGCTCGAATATCACAGACAAGGATATTTTGAAGGCCATGATGGAATTGAAAACCAATGATATCGAAAAGATTCTTAACTATAATGGGTCGAGAAAACCTTGCGAGTGCGAAAAAAACAATCCCACTGGAAAATGCTGCTACAATGTCATTAGGAACTTTATTAGCGAGGCCGAGAAAAATATGCAGTGAGAGAAATGCAAAAGACCGATCGCATCAAGAATTAGTTTTTTTTATTAAACAAGGCATGGATAAAATCGAACTATTTCAAGAGGAAAACTTAACGGCGAGAGAAAACATCTATTAATGCATATCAGAAACGATTATAATATATAAAAATGAAATGGAGGAATACAAATGAAAGTAGTTGCAATTAATGGCAGCCCCAATAAAGAAGGTAACACCTACTATGCGCTAAGAATCGTTGCTGATGAGCTGGAGAAGGAAGGCATTGAAACTGAAATTATCCATATTGGAAACCGCGTTATTAGAGGGTGTACGGCTTGCGGGCAATGCGGCAAAAACAAGGACGAGAAATGCGTTTTTGGCCAAGACGGTGTAAACGAATGTGTGCAGAAAATGAAGGAAGCGGATGGAATGCTTTTGGGCTCTCCGGTACATTATGCAGCAGTTGCTGGGACGATGAAATCGTTCTTGGATAGGGCTTTTTATGTAGCAAGCAAAAATGGAGGGCTTTTCAGACACAAGGTTGGGGCATCGGTAGTCGCAGTAAGGCGCTCCGGTGGGCTTCCGGCATTCAATCAGCTGAATAATTACATCAATTATGCTGAAATGATTGTACCGACCTCGAATTATTGGAATGTTATCCACGGTACTGCGCCGGGAGATGCACTTAAGGACGAAGAGGGCCTACAGATCATGAGAGTATTGGGTAAAAACATGGCGTGGACAATGAAAGTCTTGAAGAGTGGCAAGAAAAACATTATAGAGCCTGAAAAAGAAGGTAAAACATATATGAGTTTTATAAGATAGAGCAGCATTTTCGTTATTTAGCAAGACAATGCATACCCGTTAAGGGTTATGCATTGTCTTGCTTTTGTTTAAAACATAAAAGGAGGCTATTAAAATGTCTGATTACAAGGTGCATAAGTTTGACAGCGAGAACGGAATTGACCATGAGGAATTGGAAGGTTTTTTAAACAGGCTCGAAGGGCATGTGGAGGCAATTATCCCTGAATTGGGTGAGAATATTATCCTAAAGACGTAGCATCCAGTGTTCAACATTTGCTAATTGTGGAGAGGCTGAAGGAAGAAAACGTCGATTGAAGATTATTTTTGGCAGTGAATAAATCAAAAATGTTATAGTAGTAATACGGTAAAATATATAGAAATGAAGAAAAGGGGATAAGGATGAAAAAAACAAATATTTTGATTGTTGTACTGCTGGTTTTTTCTTTATTTAAAAATTACGGGATGGCTTCGGATATCGAGCAGCTCAGGAATCAAATTAACAACATGAGCAACTCTATGTCAAACGAAATAATGAACATAAGCTCAAGCGTTTACCAGGCTGCGGATGAAATGAAGAAGCAGGCTCTTTGGGTGAGGGAGTCGGAAATAGAGGTCGCGAAAGCAAACGACGATTATTCTGATTTCGAAGCCGATCTGACATTTACGATCAATGAAAAGAAGAATGGGGAAGAACTTTACATCATTGCAACATCAGAGGATGGTGGCAAAAGCGAAAGAATCGAAATACCTGAAAGCGAAGGAATGACATATAGCCTGCAGCTTGAGCTTGCGGATGATAATTATTCATTCGAGCTTATGGGAACTGACGAAGCGGGCTCAAGGACCGAGAAACTCGCAGGGATTAATTTAAAAGGAATAGCAAATAGGATGGTCGAGATAGATGGAAGGGTGCCAAGCATTAAGTTTAGCCATGATCCCGACATAGGCACAATCGATTTCTATGTTACTCTTTTGTCTGTTCACCCCAAGGTGCTGGGTGAATTGTCAGGCCTAGCAAGGGATATCGATTTTAAAAGCATAGAGGCGGACGTTTACGTAGGAGAGACCAAGGTTGATACGATAGACCTCTTAAGCGGCAAGGGCTATGAGAAAAAGAATATTGAAGAAATAACGAATGAAATACCGGCGACGCCTGAGTTCGCCGGTGAAGAAACAAATTTGTACCAGTTTGTCGGAACTTACATGTTGGAGGGAGAAGCCTGTAGCGATTATTTGCAAGCTCAGGAGTCAGGAGATAGATATGCGCGAGAAAAAAGCGAGGTGTTTTTCCTGATCCGAGCTACGGATAATAAGGGAAATGTATACAGGGGAGTGTTCCCTGACCATTTCTATCAGCTTGATGGAGATGAAATAAAATTCAGAATGTAAAAGAAAAGCATATTTTAGGGTTTGAATCTAAAAAAAGCACCTATGGAATAAATCCATAGGTGCTTTTTTACCTAAATTAAAGCAAAAGAATAACAATGCGGAGAATATAATGTTAAAAAAATAACATTAAAAACAAGTAAAATGATGTAGCCTAAGAACCAAACATATAAAAATAACATGGAAATTTGTTAAGACAAAGGGTATTGACGAATGTGTTATATGGTGTACAATTAAGATGGTGAGGGAGTAACAGTCCCGAAAGGGAGGCAGAGTCGTCAACACGGATGAAAATCCCGGTTCTGCTGACAAAAGTGTTTTGTGAGACTCAGCAATTTGGATTGCTGTGTTTTTTTGTTTATAAGAAAATATGTAAGGGGAAACCGACATGGATATAATATTACATGAATTATTCACCCAGTGGTCTACTTTGCTTCTGTTTTTAGTCATAGCGATTTCACTTGCGCTGCTGAGTAAAGGTGCCGATATATTGGTAGAAGAAGCGGTCAGCCTGTCTGTTCGTTGGGGAATACCAAAGATGATAATTGGAGCGACGATAGTATCCCTAGGAACAACATTGCCGGAGGCTACAGTATCGGTTTTAGCGGCTGTTAAAGGGAATCCCGACTTGGCACTTGGTAATGCGATAGGTTCAATCATAGCCGACACAGGATTGATAATAGGCATATCGGCATTGCTTGGGAGGCTTCCTGTTGATAAGAGCGTTGTAAATCATCAGGGGAAATTGCAACTTTTGGCAGGGTTTCTACTGGCAGTCGTTGCATTGCCGATTTTTTCCAGAACGGGAAATGGAAATATAAGTCAGATGGTTGGCGGAATTTTTATTTTGCTGTTGATTTCATATATTATTATTTCAATTCGTTGGTCACGGACGGCCCATGGAGCTATGGAACAATTGAAAGCTGATGAAGAAGTCTCATTGCCGATGGTGCTCATAAAACTTTTCATTGGAGTGGTATTGGTTGTTGTTTCTTCTCAAATACTTATTTCATCTGTTGAGATAACGGCAATAAGAATTGGTATACCGCAGGGTATAATTGCTGCTACCCTGGTTGCCTTTGGGACAAGCCTTCCGGAATTGGTAACTTGCGTTACTGCAGTCAGGAAAGGCCATGGCGAAATCGCCATAGGCAACGTTGTAGGAGCGGACATCTTGAATGTCCTTTTTGTTATAGGAAGTGCCGCCATTGTTACCAAGGGCGGACTTGATGTTCCGGTTGTTTTTTATAAGCTGCAGATTCCGGCAATGCTTGTAATATTAACTACCTTTAGGCTATTTACTAGTAGAGCTAAAGAAGGCGAGGAAATTAACAAAATTGAGGGTATGATCCTTTTCGGAATGTATATAATATATCTTGCATTAAATTATTTTATGCTATGATTTTGAAGCTGCGGTTATCCGCAGCTTTCTATTTCTATCTTTCCATTTATGTATGATCCGAGTATGCGGAAAAAAAGCGTATGCTTTTCGAGATGGGCCAAGGCGGACTGCACCTTGCTATCTTTAGTCGAGCCTTCGATATCGACAAAAAAATAGTATTCCCATGGTCTGTTTTCCATTGGTCGGGATTCTATCCGAAGCATGTTGATTCCATAGTCGGACAGATGCTTTAGCGCGCTGTAAAGGCACCCTGGTTCGTGGCGTGTGGTGAAGACCAGACTCGTAAGACCGTTTTCACATGGAGTCATCGGCTTGGAGCTTAGAACGAAAAAACGCGTTGTGTTGTGGCTGAAATTGCTTATGCTTTTTTCGATGACATTGAGATTATGTATCCGACCAGCTGATGCGGAAGCGATAGCGGCAAAAGATGGGTTGCCATTTTCTTTGATGAAAGCGGCGGCAGAATCGGTATCTTTGCATAGCTTCGTTTCATAGTCGTTTATGCGTATGAATTCGGAAGATTGCATGAGCCCTTGGGGGTGAGAGCATACCATTTGAATATCTTTTCGGGATGCACCGGGAAGTCCAAGCAGATGGTGTTCTATATTAACATAAACCTCGCCGACTATGTGAAGTTTGCACTTAATGAGAAGGTCGTATACATCACGGATTCCGCCGGTCGAAGAATTTTCAATTGGGACAACGCCGTAGTCGATGGTTTTATTTTCAAGTGCCTTGAATACATTTTCAAAATGGTCAAAGGAAGTGAAAAAATCTTCGGGGAAGTATTGTTTTGCAGCCTCGTGACTGTAGGAACCTTTTCCGCCAATATGGCCTATCTGTTTGATGCGAAGGATTGGGACGACTGGGTTTTTCATGTGCAAAATCTCCTTTACTATTTTGGGGTTATGGCAAATAAAAAAAAGAAGACTCAAAAGAGTCTTCTCGGCAACCATTGCTGTTGATGTGGAAGGTTCACTCTTTCTTTTTTATGACTTCGATTTGCATGTCAAGAAACCGGCGCTAAATATAAAGCCCCAGCTAAAAAAGAAAGTATTGAATTGTGAAGTTGTGTTCGCATTTAAGTATTTCATAAAAATTCCTCCGAATATATTGTTACTATTCTATATCGGGAATACGTTTAAGTCAATTCTTATTTAAAAAAATCTTGCGCGATTGAAACTGCGGCACGGGCATCCTTACCATAATAGTCGGCGTCGATTTGTCTGGACAATTCCGGACTTAGAACGGCTCCGCCCACGAAGGTATGGCAGGATGGATGTTTTTCATTAAGCAATTTGATGGTTTCGGCCATCGTATCTACAGTTGTAGTCATAAGGGCGCTGAGTCCAACTAATTTAATATCGTTTTTTATGGCTTCTTCTACAATTGCTTCCGGGGTTATATTCTTTCCTAAATCGAGTATTTCGAAGCCGTAGTTTTGAAGAAGCGTCTTCACAATATTTTTTCCGATATCATGCACATCACCCTTCACTGTGGCAAGAATAATGCGTCCCTTGGTTAACCGAGGCCGACCATCTTTTGATAGATGCTCTTGCAGAATCTCGAAAGAACTCTTCACGGTTTCGGCCGAACGAATCAGCTGGGGCAGAAAAAGAATCCGCTTTTCATACTGTTCACCGACATAGTCAAGCGCCGGAATCAAATGGTCATTGACGATTTCCATTGCATCGACAGTTTGAAGCATTTCAAGTGTTTTTTCCTTGACTGCGCCTTTATGGCCCTCCAAGATGATTTGCTTAAGCGATTTTTGGGAGATGTCTGATGATGAAGGTGCTATTGATGGCTCATCGGTGAAGGAAGCCAGATAGTCGCGTGCATTTTCATCTTTACCGGAGAGTACTCTATATGTTTTTACGATATTTTGAATACCCGGCGATAATGGATCTACTATGGGCGCATCAAGTCCGGCTGAAAGAGCCATAGCCAAAAATGTACTGTTTATAAGGTCTCTTCCCGGCAGTCCGAAGGAGACATTGCTTATTCCCAAAACTGTTTTTACACCGAAAAGCCGCTTTATTTCTGTGACGGCTTTTATTGTTTCAATAACTTCCTTTTGCTGGGCCGAGGCTGTGAGCACCAAACAGTCTATGAGAATATCCTCTCTCGGGATACCTGCTTTTAAAGCCCTACGAATGATTTTATCGGCTACTTTTATACGATCTTCAGCCGTTTTAGGGATTCCTTTTTCATCAAGAGTCAGGCCCAATATGCATGCTCCGTATTTCTTGGCTAGTGGGAGTATGGTGCGCAGACTATTTTCCTCTCCGCTTACGGAGTTGATAATGGGTTTTCCATTGCAGATGCGTAGAGCCGCCTCGAGTACCGCAGGCTTTGTGCTGTCTATTTGAAGAGGGGTATCCAATACGTCTTGGATTTCCTTTATGGCCTTGATCATTGCTTCGCGCTCGTCTATTTCGCGTATGCCTACGTTGACATCCAAAATGGCTGCACCGGCCTCTTTTTGCAGAATCGCTTCTGTCACAACATAGTCGAAATCGCCTCTTTTTAGGGCTTCCTTGAAAAGTTTCTTGCCTGTGGGATTTATTCTTTCGCCTATAAGAACGGGATCTTCGCCTATTTGAACGGTTTTAGTTGAAGAACAAACAACAGTTGCTTTCTCCGCTTTTATGGAAACAGGGCGAAGAGTAGCGACTTTCTTTTGCATTTTTATTATGAATTCAGGTGTAGAGCCGCAACAACCACCTAATACCGAAGCTCCGGCGGCTACAAGAGAAGCCATTTCTTCGGCGAAATCATCCGCCGATATATCGAAAGAGGTGACTCCGTTATGGAACTTCGGGAGTCCTGCATTCGGCTGGACCATTATAGGCACATCGGTAGCTTTGCTCATGGCTTCTATGATGGGTTTTAGTTCCGAAGGTCCCAGGGAACAATTGACTCCGAGAGCCGCAACTCCAAGGCGTCCTATTACATGAGCCATTGTAGAAGGATCGGTTCCTGTCAAGGTTCTCCCGTCACGCTGAAATGTCATTGTCGCGAAAATTGGGAGATTTGAGTTTTCGCGCGCGGCCAATACTGCGGCCTTAAGTTCATGAAGATCTGAGACGGTTTCGATGAGTATCAGGTCTGCGCCGCCGGAAACCCCGGCAAGGACTTGACGCTTGAAGATATCGTAGGCTCTTTCGAAACTTAAATCGCCGATTGGTTCGAGAAGCTGCCCGATAGGACCGATATCTAAAGCTACTAGGCTTCCGTTGGATTTGTTTTTAGCCAGAGCAATGGCTTGATGAATAATTTCCTCCACTGAATAATTGGATTCGGCAAGCTTCAATTCGTTGGCTCCGAAGGTGTTGGTTGTTATGATGTCAGCTCCGGCTTCCGCGTATTGCCGATGTATGTCTTCTATAATTTCCGGGTGAAGGAAATTGTATTCCTCGGGTAGTCCGCCTACTGGTAGACCGGATTTTTGAAGCATTGTGCCCATTGCTCCGTCGAAGAAAACGAATTCCTTTCCAAGTTTGTTTTGGAGTTCAAGAGTGTTCAATTTGTGTTTCCTCCTTTTTGAATGGGCATGAAAGTCCGGGCATGCAGTCATTGCAATTACGGATTTTCTCATCGGCAGGCTTTTCCTGAAGTCCGATTATGGCAGTTACGGATTTGCGGGGAATCAGTATCATATTTTCTGTGGTTGCAAGGCCGATACTCCGCTGCGCATCGAGAACCCGCAAAAGTGAAGACTGGATTGTCAGAGGAAAGTCTCCATAACCGGGACTAAACCTATGGGTTGCAAACAAATTGTTTTTCCCCGCATCCAGCCTTATGGAGTTTTCTATTTCGTCACAGAAAGATTCAATAGCAGTTGTAGCCACCGCATCCATGACCAATGCTTCAGACAAATCTGTGCGTCCTATGTATCTGATTAATTTATCCATTTTAGGACCCAGGGTGGCGGCCATTATCACGCAATATTTGGAATCGGCCAAATGATTTCTGATGGATTCGCCTTCAAGTGCAAAATTTTCAGCTTTGACTATTACGGATGACCTCTCTAAATGTAGGGGGAAAGTTCTATGAACGTGCAATGGCATTATTTGTTTTTTGAATTTTAAAAGGCAAAGGTCGATAAGGGTTTCTGTTTGAGTATCGGCTATTTTCTTGCCATATCCGAGATACCTTCTAATTTCTTGCTTGTCGATATTCATGCAATCTCCTTGGTTAAGGCATCCCTGATAGATGAGATGCTGTCGATGATTTTACGTGTCGTTTTTGGTTTATTCATTGTGTACAAATGGATTCCGTCTACACCCCATGAAAGCAAATCGATGATTTGTTCGATTGCGTAGGCGGTCCCGGCCTCTTTTAGGGCTTCGGGATTGCCTTCATACTTGTCCAGAATTCTTGTGAATTTGGGTGGAAGATTGCATCCGCTGAGTTTGATAATATGATCCATTTGGCCTTTGCTTAGAACTGGGAGTATTCCTGCTGAAATTGGAACATCTATGCCTGTCTGCCTGGCCTTGTTTAGAAAATCATAAAAAAGTTCATTGTCAAAAAAGAGCTGGCTGATTAAAAAGTCGGTACCGGAATCAACCTTCCTTTTTACATGAGCAAGGTCAGTTTCTATATTTTCACATTCGGTGTGGCCTTCCGGATAGACAGCTCCACCTACACAGAAATCACCATGATTGCGAATATGCGTTACTAAATCCGAGGCATGGTTGTAGTGAAGGGGATTCGGGAAGTTGAAATTCTTGTCACTCGGCAAGTCGCCTCTGAGCGCGAGAATGTTTTGAATGCCGTTTTTGCTTAGATTCTTCAATACATCGGTTATTTCATTTTTTGTCGATGTGGCGCATGTTAAATGGGCTAAAGTTTCCACTTTGTATTTGTTTCGTATGGTTGAGGCCAGTTCTAAAGTAGTTCTTGCAGTGCTGCCTCCGGCTCCGTAGGTTACGCTTATAAAGTCGGGCTTTAGGTCTTTCAACGCCTCAATTGTATCATAGACCGTATCTATAGGCGTGTTTTTCTTAGGTGGAAATATCTCAAAAGAAATAACAGGTTTCTTCTGTATATACAGGTCTTTTATTTTCATGATATGCTCCTTTGTCGTCAGGGGCGAGTCAAAACGAGATCGCCCCATGTACCCAGTTGATTGTCAATGATAATTAGCAGTCCGCATATGCCCGGAAGAGCTTTGCCCCATGAAAGGGCGTTTTTTATGTCGTCACTGGTTTTCACTCGATTTGCAATTGCCGTGGCGGCTGCATCTGCAAGGCATATGTTTTGAGAAATAGCAACGACCCCGTCGGCATTGCCGAAACTTAGAGAGTGTCCGATTTTGCCGGATGAAGTGCAGATTCCCAATGGGAAACTCGAAGGTTTAATAGAAAGAGCCAGCTTTTCGGAAAAGGGAGAGTCTCCGGCGTGAATCAGCACTTTTTTTGTCCTTTCGCTTTTAATAAACAAATCTCCTCCGTTTTCCACCAAGATTTCTTTTGAATATGGAAGCAAAGAAATTCCCACAGACTCAGCCACCGCGCCTGCTACGGCTGCCATTGGGCCTACATTGGCGATTTTCGCGGCCTTTGCCATCCTATGAATGATAGGGGGAGCCATGGCATCGACATTAATCGGCACGAGACTGTGGTGGAAATCGGGATGTAGCTTTATATATTCCAAAAGTTGCCTGCGCGTATTTATAAGAGTGGATCGGGTGATTTTTTCAAGATTTCGATTGGCAGAAACATGCAGGTCCGATTCTCCTTCCACAACAGTGAAATTTTTTAGTCCTTCGGATTGCATCATTCGCCTATAAGTTCTTTCCTCATACATTCTCTCGCCTCTTTTGATTTGTAATTGCTCCAAGAGGACAAGCAGGGATGCAGTGTCCGCATGCCAGACACTTTTCGGGGGAAAAGCTTAAAAGCCAAGTTTTCGGGTCTAGTGACAGAGCTTTTGCTGGACATACTGCGGTGCATGCGCCGCAATGAACGCAAAGTTCATCATTCCAAATAATTTGGGAATCTCCCGAGTCGACATTTATGCCGGTAGTTTTTAGCCAGGTCAAGGCTTCGGATATTGCATTAGGGGTTCCGTCGATGAGAATGAGTAGATTTCCCGTTACGTTTAAACCTATAGACGCCCTGAGAATATTGATTCTTAAATCATAATTCTTGATGAGGGTATATGTGACAGGTTCCTCGGTCAATTCGGGGGGGAATGTTAAAAACCATTTTTCTTTCATTTTAAGCATCCCCTTTTCTTTTTATTTCCAAAGTGTTCAGAGTGTTTGTCAACGGAAATTGCGCCACAGGTTTTGTTATTTCAAAATCGCCGTTTTTGATTTGCTGTTTTAGCAGTTCGGCGATTTGTCTGGATTTATGCAGGCTTGTGATGGGGGCTGTCGGAATTTTCTTCCCCTGAATCTCTACAAAACCGCTTCTTAGTTCTTCATAGCTGACTGTGCCAAGGCTAGGTTTATCGCGTCGCTTTACGCTGTAATCTTCGATGTTGGTGAATATGTCCCTGTCAGTGATGGAAACGTTTGACATCATCTCGGCGTCAAGAATCGGAATTGGAATACCGATGCCCACGAACATGGAAATGCCATAATCTTCGAATACGGCAGGCTGAATAAATTCGGTCGACATGGATCTTAAATCGCCTGAGACCGCTAGAGTGCCCCCAGGTGCGTCGGGCAAACCGTTTTCTCGTCTGCTTCGACCGGAACAAAATTGGGTTCCCATCCAGGAAACAAAGCCTTGTGCACCTGCAAGGAAAATCTTGGTGCCGATGCCTATGGTCCTGTAATAGGGATCGTTTATTAGGGGACTCAACTGGCCGGAGGTGCAGTAGTGGACGTTGCCCATATTCGATTTTAAAATGCCCATATAGGTGTGAAGCGGCAGGTCTGAGGTATTTATAGCCGCGCTGTAATTTTGATAGGCATTTCTCGGATTATACAAATAAGCTTCATTGATGTCGTCCAAGGTAATGCATGTGTCGATGCTTTTTCGAGGATAACAATCCGTCCCAGGTGATGAGGCCTGGAGGCGAACCTCTTTACGGTCAATAAGATCGCAGATGACATGGGCGCCGCCGTAGTGAATACCTTTAGATATTGAAGTTTCCGTTGCTCCGATATAGGCATCCACAGCTGCCAAACCGGCGTATGCAGGCACGTCATTCAAAGTGACACTAGTCATTCGAATGGGTGGGTCAGCGTGACCGAAGTTTAGAAAAGCGCCTGTCGAGCACATTGGACCGAAGGTGGCTGTTGTTACAACGTCGACATACTTTGCCGCTTCGGTGATTCCCTTTTCGGCTATTATATCAAGGACTTCATCAGCGCTTACAATGACAGCCTTTCCCTCTTTGATTTTTTTGTTAATTTCTTCATACGATTTTTTGTTAGACATTTGAAACTCCTCTCTTTTTCATCTGGAAATAAAAAAAACCTCTTTCAACAGAAAGAAGTTTGTCCCCAATAGTTCTTATCTGCCGGTAAATACCGCTGGATTTAGCACCATGTACATAATGTACTGGTTGCCGGGCGTCATAGGGCCAGTCCCTCGACCACTCAGGATAAGTGTAATATTTAATTATTTAAGTGTTATTTTACATTAAGGAATATACATTGTCAAAGGTTTTTGCATATTTATAGAAAAGTTTTTTGCATATTTTCAAGAAACGAGTAATTAACACATAAAAAGACCCATTGCATTTGCAACAGATCTTTTTAAGTGTTAATTATAAGGTCAATGTCTTCTTCCATATAACCCTCCCCTATATTGTTATTCAGAGAATCTGCCTGCGCCGAAATGGTTAACATTCGGGTCGAAGCCCTTGAGCATATCCAATTCCTGCTTTGTCAAAGTTTTCTTTTCTTTCATGACCTTTGCCTCCTTTCAAAAAAATAAAACGTCCTTGAAGTAAACTTCAAGGACGGATTTTCCGCGGTACCACCTTAATTGCACTAATGTGCCTCTCTGTCGGTTCTAGCAAACCTAGGCCGATAACGAGGCCAATCGTTGCAAGTTACTTGTTTCGCCTGCAAAACTCCGGAGTGATCATTGCTCTTTAGCATTGTCGGTTTTCACCATTCCCGACTCTCTGATAATGCTTTGTAAAGAGTTTTGTCTCCATCAACGTTTTGTATATTAATGAGAAGTATAACAGAAGAATTATTGATATGCAAGGGAAATTTGAAAATAATTCAAAATAATCTGAAAACCACAATCCTATGCCGGAACATTATTGTGCAGGGGTATTCTACCTATCCCCTTGCTTGCGTTTGTTACAAAGACTCTTGCTAAACACGACGAGCTTGTAGCCTAGATATCCCACAATGATTCCGAGCATAATACCCGCAAATATGTCAGTAGGGTAATGTACATAAAGATATAGCCTTGAAAACGAAATTAGTATCGCAAGAACAAGTGCCGGCTTCCATAACCACTGTTGACTTAAATACAGT
This window encodes:
- the metF gene encoding methylenetetrahydrofolate reductase [NAD(P)H] → MKIKDLYIQKKPVISFEIFPPKKNTPIDTVYDTIEALKDLKPDFISVTYGAGGSTARTTLELASTIRNKYKVETLAHLTCATSTKNEITDVLKNLSKNGIQNILALRGDLPSDKNFNFPNPLHYNHASDLVTHIRNHGDFCVGGAVYPEGHTECENIETDLAHVKRKVDSGTDFLISQLFFDNELFYDFLNKARQTGIDVPISAGILPVLSKGQMDHIIKLSGCNLPPKFTRILDKYEGNPEALKEAGTAYAIEQIIDLLSWGVDGIHLYTMNKPKTTRKIIDSISSIRDALTKEIA
- a CDS encoding methionine synthase, whose amino-acid sequence is MNIDKQEIRRYLGYGKKIADTQTETLIDLCLLKFKKQIMPLHVHRTFPLHLERSSVIVKAENFALEGESIRNHLADSKYCVIMAATLGPKMDKLIRYIGRTDLSEALVMDAVATTAIESFCDEIENSIRLDAGKNNLFATHRFSPGYGDFPLTIQSSLLRVLDAQRSIGLATTENMILIPRKSVTAIIGLQEKPADEKIRNCNDCMPGLSCPFKKEETQIEHS
- a CDS encoding homocysteine biosynthesis protein; amino-acid sequence: MSNKKSYEEINKKIKEGKAVIVSADEVLDIIAEKGITEAAKYVDVVTTATFGPMCSTGAFLNFGHADPPIRMTSVTLNDVPAYAGLAAVDAYIGATETSISKGIHYGGAHVICDLIDRKEVRLQASSPGTDCYPRKSIDTCITLDDINEAYLYNPRNAYQNYSAAINTSDLPLHTYMGILKSNMGNVHYCTSGQLSPLINDPYYRTIGIGTKIFLAGAQGFVSWMGTQFCSGRSRRENGLPDAPGGTLAVSGDLRSMSTEFIQPAVFEDYGISMFVGIGIPIPILDAEMMSNVSITDRDIFTNIEDYSVKRRDKPSLGTVSYEELRSGFVEIQGKKIPTAPITSLHKSRQIAELLKQQIKNGDFEITKPVAQFPLTNTLNTLEIKRKGDA
- a CDS encoding 4Fe-4S binding protein, which translates into the protein MKEKWFLTFPPELTEEPVTYTLIKNYDLRINILRASIGLNVTGNLLILIDGTPNAISEALTWLKTTGINVDSGDSQIIWNDELCVHCGACTAVCPAKALSLDPKTWLLSFSPEKCLACGHCIPACPLGAITNQKRRENV
- a CDS encoding UPF0280 family protein, producing MYEERTYRRMMQSEGLKNFTVVEGESDLHVSANRNLEKITRSTLINTRRQLLEYIKLHPDFHHSLVPINVDAMAPPIIHRMAKAAKIANVGPMAAVAGAVAESVGISLLPYSKEILVENGGDLFIKSERTKKVLIHAGDSPFSEKLALSIKPSSFPLGICTSSGKIGHSLSFGNADGVVAISQNICLADAAATAIANRVKTSDDIKNALSWGKALPGICGLLIIIDNQLGTWGDLVLTRP